A single Deinococcus reticulitermitis DNA region contains:
- a CDS encoding DUF4385 domain-containing protein: protein MPRPKFDYSLDYDRLDLRAQPELYRVGIGEQGVLRVQPYKGEILPHWRFATPDKARESSEHIYGMFLDYLAAGDFVGADMARKFLQMGFTRARRYANHKGGKKYDGPVPDDKKGQSGAHGRAELPRSPEDPVKAESARIFKAKWDEAEANEAYAALKKAWKEKYG, encoded by the coding sequence ATGCCCCGACCCAAATTCGACTACTCGCTCGACTACGACCGCCTCGACCTGCGCGCGCAGCCCGAGCTCTACCGCGTCGGCATCGGCGAACAGGGCGTGCTGCGCGTGCAGCCGTACAAGGGCGAGATTCTGCCGCACTGGCGCTTCGCCACCCCCGACAAGGCGCGGGAGAGCAGCGAACACATTTACGGAATGTTCCTCGACTACCTCGCCGCCGGCGACTTCGTGGGCGCCGACATGGCGCGCAAATTCCTCCAGATGGGCTTTACCCGCGCGCGGCGCTACGCCAACCACAAGGGCGGCAAGAAGTACGACGGCCCCGTTCCCGACGACAAGAAAGGTCAGTCGGGCGCCCATGGCCGCGCCGAGTTGCCACGTTCCCCCGAAGACCCGGTGAAAGCCGAGTCGGCCCGCATCTTCAAGGCCAAGTGGGACGAAGCCGAGGCGAACGAGGCGTATGCAGCGCTGAAAAAGGCGTGGAAAGAAAAATACGGATGA
- a CDS encoding Dps family protein, which produces MTKKSSGKSGKAGGKGQTGVPEGGARGVQAGGEAKADAAHLRTVNNALVDHHYLSEEEFSTVAETLQRNLATSISLYLKFKKYHWDIRGRFFRDLHLAYDEFIEEIFPSIDEQAERLVALGGSPIAAPADIARFSVVQVPTETVRDARTQVADLVEDLTRVSRGYRDDSQKVDDANDPATADMYNGYAATIDKIRWMLQAIMDDDRMN; this is translated from the coding sequence ATGACCAAGAAGAGCAGTGGGAAGAGTGGCAAGGCAGGCGGTAAGGGGCAAACGGGCGTCCCCGAGGGCGGCGCGCGGGGCGTGCAGGCCGGCGGCGAGGCCAAGGCCGACGCCGCGCACCTGCGGACGGTGAACAACGCGCTCGTAGACCACCATTACCTCTCGGAAGAGGAGTTCTCCACCGTTGCCGAGACCTTGCAGCGCAACCTCGCAACCTCGATCAGCCTGTACCTGAAGTTCAAGAAGTACCACTGGGACATCCGGGGCCGCTTCTTCCGCGACCTGCACCTCGCCTACGACGAGTTCATCGAGGAGATCTTCCCGAGCATCGACGAGCAGGCCGAGCGCCTCGTCGCGCTGGGCGGCAGCCCCATCGCCGCGCCCGCCGACATCGCGCGCTTCAGCGTGGTGCAGGTGCCGACCGAGACGGTGCGTGACGCCCGCACCCAGGTGGCCGACCTCGTTGAGGACCTGACTCGGGTCTCACGCGGCTACCGCGACGACTCGCAGAAGGTGGACGACGCCAACGACCCCGCTACCGCCGACATGTACAACGGCTACGCGGCCACCATCGACAAGATTCGCTGGATGCTGCAAGCCATCATGGACGACGACCGCATGAACTGA
- a CDS encoding MBL fold metallo-hydrolase, translated as MALQTLAPGLHFLPGAVNSVVIENGAGGALIVDTGLDESHARRLLREVSALGLTPAAVLNTHSHADHHGGNAFLLKRFPELDISAPPFEAAIVNHPLLEPLSLFGACPPPELRTKFLLAPASPARGIEPGRHTLGGAEIELLAVPGHATQMYAVRFGDVLYAADALFGPEALGKHPLTFCVDSAAQKASAAALGEMSGVRVTLPGHGEPTGDLAGLIAANLAAYARTTAAVQAALGEGGATVDELLRRVCGGLGVHMTNAGSVVLNRAVVSAHLTEGLAQGWARLRVEENALLFWPV; from the coding sequence ATGGCCCTCCAGACGCTCGCTCCCGGCCTCCACTTTCTTCCCGGCGCGGTCAACTCGGTGGTGATCGAGAACGGCGCGGGCGGCGCCCTGATCGTGGACACCGGCCTCGACGAGTCGCACGCCCGCCGGCTGCTGCGCGAGGTCTCGGCGCTCGGCCTGACCCCTGCGGCGGTGCTCAACACCCACAGCCACGCCGATCACCACGGGGGAAACGCCTTCCTCCTGAAGCGGTTTCCCGAGCTGGACATCTCCGCCCCGCCCTTTGAGGCGGCCATCGTCAATCATCCGCTGCTCGAACCGCTCAGCCTGTTCGGCGCCTGCCCGCCGCCCGAGCTGAGGACGAAATTCCTGCTTGCCCCCGCGAGTCCGGCGCGCGGCATAGAGCCGGGACGGCACACCCTGGGCGGCGCTGAGATCGAGCTGCTCGCGGTGCCGGGGCACGCCACGCAGATGTACGCGGTGCGCTTCGGGGACGTGCTCTACGCCGCCGACGCCCTGTTCGGCCCGGAGGCGCTCGGCAAGCATCCGCTGACCTTCTGCGTGGACAGCGCGGCGCAGAAGGCGAGCGCGGCAGCGCTAGGTGAGATGAGCGGCGTGCGCGTGACCCTGCCCGGCCACGGCGAGCCGACGGGCGACCTCGCGGGCCTGATCGCGGCCAACCTCGCCGCCTACGCGCGGACGACGGCGGCGGTCCAGGCGGCGCTGGGCGAGGGGGGCGCCACCGTGGACGAACTGCTGCGGCGGGTGTGCGGTGGGCTGGGCGTTCACATGACCAACGCGGGCTCGGTGGTCCTGAACCGCGCGGTGGTCAGTGCCCACCTGACCGAAGGGCTCGCGCAGGGCTGGGCGCGGCTGAGGGTGGAGGAGAACGCCCTGCTGTTTTGGCCGGTCTGA
- a CDS encoding MFS transporter has product MASNFLMWGGFFAVIPLVTVHFVGDLRWTAASVGLVLGLRQLTQQGLTVFGGAWADQVGPKPLILAGCLLRTLGFTWMGFADSLPVLLAASVLAGVGGGLFDAPKNAALTLVTREGDRTRMFSLMSTCGNLGMVTGPLIGAALIGLGFRTAAISAGAVYLLAALVLALTLPGTRPAAGAAGGGLGGLKAAARDTRFRRFTLVLIGYFILSTQINVLVTLRAVELAGKSATGPLYALSAGLAVLLQYPLVTWLDRALPTRVALVGAVLLVGTALGLMAWAPSFPALLGCVALYSLGTMTVYPAQQSLTARLAPPEQVGSYFGFSAISLGVGGAVGSVIGGWLLDVGGRLGLPALPWLTLFGVSLLTAAGLWWALRTLPRRVRPGR; this is encoded by the coding sequence ATGGCGTCGAATTTCCTGATGTGGGGCGGGTTCTTCGCGGTGATTCCGCTCGTTACCGTGCATTTTGTCGGGGACCTGCGGTGGACCGCCGCGAGCGTGGGCCTCGTGCTCGGGCTGCGGCAGCTCACGCAGCAGGGGCTGACGGTGTTCGGCGGCGCGTGGGCGGATCAGGTGGGGCCTAAACCCCTGATCCTGGCGGGGTGCCTGCTGCGCACCCTCGGCTTTACCTGGATGGGCTTTGCCGATTCGCTGCCGGTGCTGCTCGCGGCCTCGGTGCTCGCGGGCGTCGGTGGGGGGCTGTTCGATGCGCCCAAGAACGCGGCACTTACCCTCGTCACCCGTGAAGGAGACCGGACCCGGATGTTCAGCCTGATGAGCACCTGCGGCAACCTCGGCATGGTGACGGGGCCTTTGATCGGCGCCGCGCTGATCGGGCTCGGCTTCCGGACCGCCGCGATCAGCGCGGGCGCGGTGTACCTGCTCGCCGCACTCGTGCTCGCCCTCACGCTGCCGGGGACGCGCCCGGCGGCGGGGGCAGCGGGTGGGGGCCTGGGCGGGCTGAAGGCCGCCGCCCGCGACACCCGTTTTCGGCGCTTTACCCTCGTCCTGATCGGGTATTTCATCCTGAGCACCCAGATCAACGTGCTCGTGACGCTGCGGGCCGTCGAACTCGCGGGCAAGAGCGCCACCGGCCCGCTCTACGCCCTGAGCGCGGGGCTCGCGGTGCTGCTGCAATACCCGCTCGTGACCTGGCTGGACCGCGCGCTGCCGACGCGGGTGGCGCTCGTCGGGGCGGTGCTGCTCGTCGGCACGGCGCTGGGGCTGATGGCCTGGGCGCCCAGCTTTCCGGCGCTGCTCGGCTGCGTGGCGCTCTACAGCCTCGGCACCATGACGGTCTATCCGGCCCAGCAGTCGCTCACCGCCCGCCTCGCGCCGCCGGAGCAGGTAGGCAGTTACTTCGGCTTCAGCGCCATCAGCCTCGGCGTCGGGGGCGCGGTGGGCAGCGTGATCGGGGGGTGGCTGCTCGACGTGGGAGGGCGCCTCGGCCTGCCGGCGCTGCCCTGGCTCACCCTCTTCGGGGTCTCGCTCCTGACCGCCGCCGGGCTGTGGTGGGCGCTGCGCACGCTGCCCCGGCGGGTGCGGCCCGGGCGCTGA
- a CDS encoding aminotransferase class I/II-fold pyridoxal phosphate-dependent enzyme: protein MCPPPTWSSQRASEVPGSVFSLMDAAKSRARAAGLGIIDLSIGSSDLAPPPEVLEELRAATHDPATYRYPLFSDTAPLRAAAAAYLARRFGVEVDPGTEVLPLIGAQEGLAHLLLAVTDPGDTLLLPDPGYPPYLGAAALAGVNVVRVPLRPERGFLPDLDAVPAGVRPRALLLNYPNNPTSAVADLAFFRRAAAWCRARGTLLIHDHPYAELTFGEYRAPSALQAGMEGVIELHSLSKTHHMGGFRVGFAAGDAGAVAALARVKGAVDFHPYLGIQRAAALALGLPEEVGRRGAAVFEARRDALMPELRALGWEVQTPQASMYAWARVPGLRDSVAYAVRAAEVTGVALSPGRAFGEAGEGFVRFALVQPPGVLREAARRLGGMRDESLRPGTAQRSSA from the coding sequence ATGTGCCCTCCGCCCACCTGGTCTTCTCAGCGCGCTTCAGAGGTTCCCGGCAGCGTCTTTTCGCTGATGGACGCCGCCAAGTCACGCGCCCGCGCGGCGGGGCTGGGCATCATCGACCTCAGCATCGGATCGAGCGACCTCGCGCCGCCCCCGGAGGTCCTGGAGGAGCTGCGCGCGGCGACCCACGACCCGGCGACCTACCGCTATCCCCTCTTTTCCGACACGGCCCCGCTGCGGGCGGCGGCGGCGGCCTACCTCGCGCGGCGCTTCGGGGTGGAGGTGGACCCGGGGACCGAGGTGCTGCCCCTGATCGGCGCGCAGGAGGGCCTCGCGCACCTGCTGCTCGCGGTGACCGACCCCGGCGACACGCTCCTTTTGCCCGACCCCGGCTACCCGCCCTACCTCGGCGCGGCGGCGCTGGCGGGGGTAAACGTGGTGAGGGTGCCGCTGCGCCCGGAACGCGGCTTTCTGCCCGATCTGGACGCGGTCCCGGCGGGGGTGCGGCCCCGCGCGCTGCTGCTCAATTACCCCAACAACCCGACCTCGGCGGTGGCCGACCTCGCCTTTTTCCGGCGGGCGGCGGCGTGGTGCCGGGCTCGGGGCACGCTGCTGATCCACGACCACCCCTACGCCGAGCTGACCTTCGGCGAGTACCGCGCGCCGAGTGCGCTGCAAGCCGGAATGGAGGGCGTGATCGAGCTGCACTCGCTCTCCAAGACGCACCATATGGGCGGCTTCCGCGTCGGCTTCGCGGCGGGGGACGCCGGAGCGGTGGCCGCGCTCGCCCGGGTCAAGGGCGCGGTGGATTTTCACCCCTACCTCGGCATTCAGCGGGCGGCGGCCCTGGCGCTCGGGCTGCCGGAGGAGGTAGGGCGCCGGGGCGCGGCGGTGTTCGAGGCCCGCCGCGACGCCCTGATGCCTGAACTGCGGGCGCTCGGCTGGGAGGTCCAGACCCCGCAGGCGAGCATGTATGCCTGGGCGCGGGTGCCGGGGCTCAGGGACAGCGTGGCCTACGCGGTGCGCGCCGCCGAGGTGACCGGGGTGGCGCTCAGCCCGGGCCGCGCCTTCGGAGAGGCGGGAGAAGGCTTCGTCCGCTTCGCGCTCGTGCAGCCGCCGGGGGTGCTGCGGGAAGCGGCGCGGCGGCTGGGGGGAATGAGAGATGAATCCCTGCGACCGGGAACGGCCCAGCGGAGCTCCGCGTAA
- a CDS encoding SIMPL domain-containing protein (The SIMPL domain is named for its presence in mouse protein SIMPL (signalling molecule that associates with mouse pelle-like kinase). Bacterial member BP26, from Brucella, was shown to assemble into a channel-like structure, while YggE from E. coli has been associated with resistance to oxidative stress.), whose translation MGLLQVTVEDQTELTAHAARLHLQVEGETLVFGNAATEKAREVRELTGQLLALGIRADDITVPSVRLNNATGLLGKNQKAEFTVMVRVRPGELPAVLGVVAGQKNARLSGLDWQFDDFEASIALAAQAMQKARRKAEVIAEAAGLRVTGLHRASDSWELPASPVTFAAADMSDPTLLRARTAPLHVGVEYRAMQTLRTHVTAEFTVE comes from the coding sequence ATGGGACTTCTGCAAGTCACCGTCGAGGACCAAACCGAACTCACCGCCCACGCGGCGCGGCTGCACCTTCAAGTCGAGGGCGAAACCCTGGTCTTCGGCAACGCCGCCACCGAGAAGGCGCGCGAGGTACGCGAACTGACCGGGCAACTGCTCGCGCTCGGCATCAGGGCGGACGACATCACCGTGCCGTCGGTGCGGCTGAACAACGCCACGGGCCTCCTCGGCAAGAACCAGAAGGCCGAATTCACGGTCATGGTCCGCGTGCGGCCAGGGGAGCTTCCGGCGGTGCTCGGCGTCGTGGCGGGGCAGAAGAACGCCCGGCTGAGCGGCCTCGACTGGCAGTTCGACGACTTCGAGGCGAGCATCGCCCTCGCCGCTCAGGCGATGCAAAAAGCCCGGCGCAAGGCCGAGGTGATAGCGGAAGCGGCGGGGCTGCGGGTCACCGGCCTTCACCGCGCGTCGGACTCGTGGGAGTTGCCGGCCTCGCCCGTCACCTTCGCGGCGGCGGATATGTCCGACCCCACGCTCCTGCGCGCCCGCACCGCGCCCCTGCACGTCGGCGTCGAGTACCGCGCGATGCAGACCCTGCGGACCCACGTCACCGCCGAATTTACCGTGGAGTAG